In a single window of the Mesorhizobium shangrilense genome:
- a CDS encoding SDR family oxidoreductase: MDLGIRGKTAIVCASSKGLGRGCATALAEAGCDLVVNGRRADILATTASDIRNRYGVKVIEVPGDVSDPAIQKALIEAAPQADILVNNNGGPPRRDFGELDREKILAGLTQNLVTPVELVQALLPGMAERGFGRIVNITSLSVYVPIAGLDLSSGARAGLTSLLAGVARTVAHRNVTINNMLPGKLDTDRLKGVMGAEETDAQRIARLTADIPAKRLGTPEEFGQICAFLCSVHAGYITGQNIPVDGGSYISAF; encoded by the coding sequence GTGGACCTCGGAATACGCGGCAAGACCGCAATCGTGTGCGCGTCCAGCAAGGGGCTCGGGCGTGGCTGCGCAACGGCGCTCGCCGAAGCCGGCTGCGACCTCGTCGTCAACGGCCGCCGCGCCGACATTCTTGCGACCACCGCCAGCGACATTCGCAACCGATACGGCGTCAAGGTCATCGAGGTGCCGGGGGACGTATCGGACCCCGCCATTCAGAAGGCCCTCATCGAGGCGGCACCACAAGCCGACATACTCGTCAACAACAATGGCGGCCCGCCGCGACGCGACTTTGGCGAACTCGACCGGGAGAAAATACTCGCGGGTCTTACCCAGAACCTGGTTACGCCCGTCGAACTCGTCCAGGCGTTGCTGCCGGGCATGGCGGAGCGCGGATTTGGCCGTATCGTGAACATCACGTCGCTGTCCGTCTATGTGCCGATTGCAGGTCTCGACCTCTCGTCAGGTGCCCGGGCGGGACTGACCTCGCTTCTGGCCGGTGTAGCGCGCACCGTCGCGCATCGGAACGTGACCATCAACAACATGCTGCCGGGAAAGCTCGACACTGACCGCCTGAAGGGCGTGATGGGCGCCGAAGAGACCGACGCGCAGCGGATTGCAAGGCTCACGGCCGACATCCCTGCCAAACGGCTGGGCACGCCCGAAGAGTTCGGCCAGATTTGCGCGTTCCTATGCTCCGTGCACGCCGGCTACATCACCGGCCAGAACATTCCGGTGGACGGCGGCTCCTACATCAGCGCCTTCTGA
- a CDS encoding glycosyltransferase, which translates to MGDHLEVSVLMPVRNAERFVGQAIDSVLRQITVGLELLIINDGSEDGTGDIIDGYAGRDDRIRVVSDERIGLVNALEAGRAVARAPLLARMDADDVAVPDRLAKQIDFLRRHPGIVAVGGQVEKIDRTGQIIGHGAYPLDERACLGHLERGAPFCHPAVTMRAGAVARCGGYRHRFAAAEDYDLWLRLSKLGGFTNLPDVVLHYRIHEQSLSMANAGSNAVAAALALTEHLHAGSLVQLERHASHIGPAGWPTEWGEIEPHLPGHLRIFARTAFLRALSLNGAIVEPLETLRLLTSVELLVRDAAGRNKDDDLLFLFSRAG; encoded by the coding sequence TTGGGCGACCATCTGGAGGTCAGTGTCTTGATGCCGGTACGAAACGCCGAGCGTTTCGTAGGGCAGGCCATCGACAGCGTCCTCCGACAAATCACCGTCGGACTCGAACTGCTCATCATCAACGATGGGTCCGAGGACGGCACGGGAGATATCATCGACGGTTACGCCGGCCGCGATGACAGGATCCGTGTCGTTTCCGATGAGCGCATCGGTCTCGTGAACGCCCTAGAGGCCGGTCGAGCCGTCGCACGCGCTCCGCTCCTGGCGCGCATGGATGCAGACGACGTAGCCGTGCCGGATCGCCTCGCCAAGCAGATTGACTTCCTACGGCGTCATCCTGGCATCGTCGCAGTCGGTGGGCAGGTCGAGAAGATCGACCGCACCGGCCAGATCATCGGGCACGGCGCCTATCCGTTGGATGAGCGCGCTTGTCTCGGCCACTTGGAAAGAGGGGCGCCGTTCTGCCATCCCGCCGTGACGATGCGCGCGGGCGCAGTGGCGCGCTGCGGCGGCTACCGGCACCGATTTGCAGCTGCCGAGGACTATGACCTCTGGCTGCGTCTGTCGAAGCTTGGCGGCTTCACAAACCTGCCGGATGTCGTCCTCCACTATCGTATCCACGAGCAGAGCCTGTCCATGGCAAATGCCGGTTCCAACGCCGTGGCCGCGGCGCTGGCCCTTACGGAACACCTCCATGCAGGTTCACTCGTCCAGTTGGAGCGCCATGCATCGCACATCGGTCCCGCTGGCTGGCCGACCGAATGGGGCGAGATCGAGCCCCACCTTCCCGGGCACCTCCGCATCTTCGCTCGCACCGCGTTCCTGCGTGCGCTCTCGCTGAACGGCGCGATTGTCGAGCCTCTGGAAACGCTGCGTTTGCTAACATCCGTCGAACTGCTGGTCAGGGATGCTGCGGGTCGGAACAAGGACGACGACCTCCTCTTCCTGTTCTCCCGCGCCGGGTAA
- a CDS encoding DUF2865 domain-containing protein: MVARHNRIFLAGVGLLILALGEPAEADSRLCRQLQAKLASLPAEGGGSELYRRYDEAVGQQREEIAAARQRARGAGCGFALGLGASQCQAINLKIEQMEFNLADLQRKRQALARGGDGGREHRELLAALEDNGCGTDRRAARAAELGRDVDGNLFDRLRSGSFEDDLYADDDDDYGGAVLAVPEDAYPAYRTICVRTCDGYYFPMSPSSSRNDFARDQQNCESICPGTEMRTYYQRAEVQGVETMMSTASEEPYSELATAYLYKRNDVGPPAACGCGQMATEKNYTIIAGQGSAAEDRTERRIPRPWTRPDAGADPETLANADGGLSAGQLRELLKPKAAKRLPADERRVRVVGPAFLPDQSTAEDPPVPDRKPGP, from the coding sequence ATGGTGGCGCGACACAATCGAATATTTCTGGCGGGCGTTGGCCTGCTGATCCTTGCCCTGGGCGAGCCCGCCGAGGCGGATTCACGTCTGTGCCGCCAATTGCAGGCGAAGCTCGCGTCCCTGCCTGCGGAAGGCGGCGGCTCGGAGCTCTACCGACGATACGATGAAGCCGTGGGCCAGCAACGGGAGGAAATCGCGGCCGCCAGGCAGCGCGCGCGGGGGGCTGGATGCGGTTTCGCGCTCGGCCTCGGCGCCAGCCAGTGCCAGGCGATCAACCTCAAGATCGAGCAGATGGAGTTTAACCTCGCCGATCTTCAGAGGAAGCGTCAGGCGTTGGCGCGTGGCGGGGACGGCGGGCGAGAGCATCGCGAACTGCTCGCGGCCCTGGAAGACAATGGCTGCGGCACGGACAGGCGCGCCGCACGCGCTGCCGAACTCGGCCGCGATGTCGACGGCAATCTGTTCGACCGTCTCAGGTCTGGGAGCTTCGAAGACGATCTGTACGCGGACGATGACGACGACTATGGGGGCGCGGTGCTGGCCGTGCCGGAGGACGCCTATCCTGCCTATCGCACGATCTGCGTGCGAACTTGCGACGGCTATTACTTCCCGATGTCGCCGTCCTCCTCCCGCAACGATTTTGCCCGCGATCAGCAGAACTGCGAATCGATCTGCCCCGGAACCGAGATGCGGACCTACTACCAGCGCGCCGAAGTTCAGGGTGTGGAGACCATGATGTCGACCGCCAGCGAGGAACCCTACTCCGAACTCGCAACAGCCTACCTCTACAAGCGCAACGACGTCGGGCCACCGGCTGCATGCGGCTGCGGACAGATGGCGACGGAAAAGAACTACACCATCATCGCGGGCCAGGGCTCGGCCGCCGAAGATCGGACCGAGCGGCGCATCCCGCGACCGTGGACCCGTCCCGATGCGGGTGCGGATCCGGAAACGCTCGCCAATGCCGACGGCGGGCTCAGCGCAGGCCAGTTAAGGGAACTGCTGAAGCCGAAGGCGGCCAAACGACTGCCCGCCGACGAGCGCAGGGTCAGGGTTGTCGGGCCAGCGTTCCTTCCCGACCAATCAACGGCAGAAGATCCGCCAGTTCCGGACCGGAAGCCAGGCCCGTAA
- a CDS encoding transglutaminase-like cysteine peptidase: protein MKPQLLVPAAIFLLASSAASVADNYLPSSRSVGAPAGFIDACAHYGWLCSNAGPTRGADSSQLTLLKQVNARVNSSVRPVDDLSGTGLSESWSLPTDGTGDCEDYALLKYKRLVEAGFDHGNLALSVVLDKRGNNHVVLVARMESGDVVLDSLAGSVKPWNRTGYTFVAHQGFQKKSQWKVSVAGPRARQLLKREAASGARR from the coding sequence ATGAAGCCACAACTGCTTGTTCCCGCAGCCATATTCCTTCTGGCATCGTCCGCCGCGAGCGTCGCGGACAACTATCTTCCCTCCAGTCGGTCGGTAGGAGCCCCTGCCGGCTTCATCGATGCCTGCGCCCATTATGGGTGGTTATGCTCCAACGCGGGACCAACCCGGGGAGCCGACAGTTCGCAGCTGACTCTCCTGAAACAGGTCAACGCCAGGGTCAACTCGTCCGTCCGCCCGGTCGACGATCTCAGCGGCACGGGGCTTTCGGAGAGTTGGTCGCTGCCGACCGACGGCACCGGAGATTGCGAGGACTACGCGCTCCTGAAATACAAGCGCCTGGTCGAGGCCGGCTTCGATCACGGCAACCTCGCGCTATCCGTCGTGCTCGACAAGCGGGGCAACAACCACGTGGTGTTAGTCGCCCGGATGGAGTCCGGGGATGTCGTCCTCGATAGCCTCGCCGGGAGCGTGAAACCTTGGAACCGCACAGGCTACACGTTCGTAGCGCATCAGGGTTTTCAGAAGAAGTCCCAATGGAAGGTGTCTGTGGCCGGACCTCGCGCTCGGCAATTGCTCAAACGCGAGGCCGCTTCCGGCGCTAGGCGGTAA
- a CDS encoding NADP-dependent malic enzyme, with protein MDKEASKSPRSDLDEAALFFHRHPTPGKLEIQATKPLGNQRDLALAYSPGVAAPCIEIHANPAAAADYTGRANLVAVISNGTAVLGLGDIGPLASKPVMEGKAVLFKKFAGIDVFDIEIDAPEVETMVSTIAALEPTFGGINLEDIKAPECFAVEERLKARMKIPVFHDDQHGTAIIVAAAVLNALELAGKKIETARIVTSGAGAAAIACLNLLVSLGAKVDNIWVTDRHGVAYKGRTEEMDRWKDPYVKDTNARTLADVIGGADVFLGVSAAGVLKPELLKEMADRPLILALANPTPEIMPEVARAARPDAMICTGRSDYPNQVNNVLCFPYIFRGALDCGASAINEAMKMAAVRAIAGLAREEPSDVAARAYSGETPTFGPDFLIPSPFDPRLILRIAPAVAKAACETGVATRPIEDWPGYVDRLNRFVFKSGLVMKPVFSAAKSASAKRVIYADGEDERVLRAAQVCIEEAIARPILIGRPHVVDVRLQRYGLKIRPGIDFELINPEDDPRYREYVELLIQRAGRRGVTQEAARTMVRTDNTVIAAIALKRGDADAMICGLEGRFERHLRNVSLIIGPRADVTDRDLSALSMLISQRGVLFFTDTYVSLDPTAAEIVEMTLLAAEEIRRFGIEPKAALLSLSNFGSRRSDSGRKMREAVEIIHRIVPDLECDGEMHADAALSEVLRNRVYPHSKITGEANLLVFPNLDSANITLNAVKQMTDALHVGPILLGTDKPAHILTPSVTSRGVVNMTALAVVEASQKLQGVKTT; from the coding sequence ATGGACAAAGAGGCGAGCAAATCTCCCCGCTCAGATCTCGACGAAGCGGCATTGTTCTTCCATCGCCATCCTACGCCCGGAAAGCTCGAAATCCAGGCGACGAAGCCGCTTGGCAATCAGCGAGACCTTGCGCTCGCCTATTCCCCGGGGGTGGCCGCGCCCTGTATCGAGATCCATGCCAATCCCGCGGCGGCCGCGGACTACACCGGCCGGGCAAATCTCGTTGCCGTCATCTCGAACGGCACCGCCGTGCTCGGCCTCGGCGACATAGGCCCCCTCGCCTCCAAGCCGGTGATGGAGGGCAAGGCTGTCCTCTTCAAGAAATTTGCCGGCATCGACGTGTTCGACATCGAGATCGACGCGCCGGAGGTGGAGACCATGGTGTCGACCATTGCGGCTCTGGAGCCGACCTTTGGCGGCATCAACCTGGAGGACATCAAGGCGCCGGAGTGCTTCGCGGTCGAGGAGCGCCTCAAGGCGCGCATGAAAATCCCGGTCTTCCATGACGACCAGCACGGCACGGCGATCATCGTGGCCGCGGCCGTGCTCAACGCGCTGGAGCTGGCCGGCAAGAAGATCGAGACCGCCAGGATCGTGACGTCCGGCGCTGGCGCCGCCGCCATCGCCTGCCTCAACCTGCTGGTTTCACTCGGGGCCAAGGTCGACAACATCTGGGTAACCGACCGGCATGGTGTCGCCTACAAGGGCCGCACCGAGGAAATGGACCGCTGGAAGGACCCCTACGTCAAGGACACGAACGCACGCACGCTGGCCGATGTGATCGGCGGCGCCGACGTCTTTCTGGGCGTGTCCGCCGCAGGGGTGCTGAAACCCGAACTGCTCAAGGAAATGGCTGACAGGCCGCTGATCCTCGCGCTGGCCAATCCGACGCCCGAGATCATGCCGGAAGTGGCGCGCGCCGCGCGTCCGGACGCCATGATCTGCACCGGCCGTTCGGATTACCCCAATCAGGTCAACAACGTCCTCTGTTTCCCTTACATCTTTCGCGGTGCGTTGGACTGCGGCGCCAGCGCCATCAACGAAGCCATGAAGATGGCGGCGGTGCGGGCCATTGCCGGGCTCGCTCGCGAAGAGCCATCCGACGTCGCGGCGCGCGCCTATTCCGGCGAGACGCCGACCTTCGGTCCGGATTTCCTTATTCCCTCTCCCTTCGACCCGCGGCTCATCCTTCGCATTGCGCCGGCCGTTGCCAAGGCCGCCTGCGAGACAGGCGTGGCGACGCGACCGATCGAAGACTGGCCCGGCTATGTCGACCGGCTGAATCGTTTCGTCTTCAAATCTGGACTGGTGATGAAGCCGGTCTTCTCCGCGGCGAAGTCCGCAAGTGCGAAGCGCGTGATTTACGCTGATGGCGAGGACGAGCGCGTCTTGCGCGCCGCCCAGGTCTGCATCGAGGAGGCGATCGCCCGGCCGATCCTGATCGGACGACCGCATGTGGTGGATGTACGGTTGCAACGCTACGGTCTCAAGATCCGACCCGGGATCGACTTCGAACTCATCAATCCGGAGGACGATCCGCGCTACCGCGAGTATGTGGAACTGCTGATCCAGCGCGCCGGCCGCCGGGGCGTCACACAAGAAGCGGCCCGCACGATGGTGCGCACGGATAACACCGTGATCGCGGCGATTGCCCTCAAGCGCGGAGATGCCGATGCGATGATCTGCGGTCTCGAAGGGCGCTTCGAAAGGCATCTGCGCAACGTCAGCCTGATCATCGGGCCGCGTGCGGACGTGACGGACCGGGATCTGTCGGCGCTCTCGATGCTGATCTCGCAACGCGGCGTGCTGTTCTTCACGGACACCTATGTGAGCCTCGATCCCACCGCGGCGGAAATCGTCGAGATGACGCTGCTTGCGGCCGAGGAGATCCGCCGCTTCGGCATCGAGCCGAAGGCGGCCCTCCTCTCACTCTCCAATTTCGGCTCACGCCGCTCAGACAGCGGGAGGAAGATGCGGGAAGCGGTTGAAATAATACATCGAATCGTTCCCGATCTCGAGTGCGACGGCGAAATGCATGCCGATGCGGCCCTGTCTGAGGTGCTGCGCAACCGCGTCTACCCGCATTCGAAAATCACCGGAGAGGCGAACCTTCTCGTCTTCCCGAATCTCGATTCGGCAAACATCACGTTGAATGCAGTGAAGCAGATGACCGATGCCCTGCATGTGGGGCCGATCCTTCTCGGCACCGACAAGCCGGCGCATATCCTGACACCGTCGGTGACCTCGCGTGGCGTCGTGAACATGACTGCCCTCGCAGTGGTAGAGGCCAGCCAGAAGCTGCAAGGCGTCAAGACCACGTGA